From Granulicella sp. WH15, the proteins below share one genomic window:
- a CDS encoding S8 family peptidase, producing MKPLRIITLQLILTPVLLLHPRTSFSQPSPFGTSVPGRYLVAYRNAAIPADAETDVQAVGATLFHRNDRFGIVVVTSALPDVLSTLRALPGVAAVTADRVVSAQAVTMLPIGTSAPTGFKPLTTADADYTSPKGWAVRQVGGYGLQIPGGPATGQVTGPWDTTQGKGVSIAILDSGVDAAHPDIAPNLTLNLSEIDQSAVPSPCDDGSPQDQQGHGTWAASLAAGAMGSATGLVVGVAPSATLLNIKVLQRMPATAGDASTCASGQASGLLSWVIAGLDDAVAQHADIVSLSLGTLIDLESSDGADAKALFDQAASTAAQAGTILIAAAGNEGFDLSNRRYLEIPAQSLGVLAVVASTNPECAEDLTTGATCSTGPATLPYYSNHGTTLNALAAPGGSYPPSSSTTEAGGWIEGACSSGKPGTADGAPIDSSHSFGCFGLGHLSYVQAMGTSASAPLAAGVAALIRAAHPGWTAAAVVAAMQSTATALPGVAQALVNAAAAVALP from the coding sequence TTGAAACCATTACGGATCATAACTTTACAACTAATACTTACACCTGTACTGCTACTTCATCCTCGGACGTCGTTCAGCCAGCCGTCCCCATTCGGAACCTCCGTTCCCGGCCGGTATCTGGTCGCATATCGTAACGCCGCCATCCCCGCCGACGCCGAAACTGACGTTCAAGCGGTTGGAGCCACGCTCTTCCATCGCAATGATCGCTTCGGAATAGTCGTCGTCACCAGCGCCCTGCCTGACGTCCTCTCGACCCTGCGTGCTCTGCCCGGCGTAGCCGCCGTCACCGCCGACCGGGTTGTTTCGGCCCAGGCCGTCACGATGCTCCCCATCGGCACCAGCGCCCCCACGGGCTTCAAGCCGCTCACCACCGCCGACGCCGATTACACCTCCCCAAAAGGCTGGGCAGTGCGCCAAGTGGGCGGCTACGGGCTCCAGATACCCGGAGGCCCGGCCACCGGGCAGGTCACCGGGCCATGGGACACCACCCAAGGCAAGGGCGTAAGCATCGCCATCCTTGACAGCGGCGTCGACGCCGCCCACCCGGACATCGCGCCTAACCTCACGCTGAACCTCAGCGAGATCGACCAGAGCGCTGTCCCCAGCCCTTGCGACGACGGCTCCCCGCAAGACCAGCAGGGCCACGGCACCTGGGCCGCGTCACTGGCGGCAGGAGCGATGGGCTCGGCCACCGGGCTGGTCGTCGGCGTGGCCCCGTCGGCAACGCTGCTCAACATTAAGGTGCTGCAACGAATGCCCGCCACCGCTGGCGACGCCTCCACCTGCGCGTCGGGACAGGCCAGCGGGCTGCTCTCGTGGGTCATCGCGGGGCTGGACGACGCTGTAGCCCAGCACGCCGACATCGTCTCTCTGTCTCTGGGAACCCTGATCGACCTCGAAAGCAGCGACGGCGCGGACGCCAAGGCGCTCTTCGACCAGGCGGCATCCACAGCCGCACAGGCCGGGACGATCCTCATCGCGGCTGCCGGTAACGAAGGCTTCGACCTGAGCAACCGGCGATACCTTGAGATCCCGGCGCAATCGTTAGGGGTGCTGGCCGTCGTCGCCTCCACCAACCCGGAGTGCGCCGAAGACCTGACCACAGGGGCCACCTGCTCCACCGGCCCGGCCACCCTGCCCTACTACAGCAACCACGGTACGACCTTGAACGCCCTCGCCGCCCCCGGCGGCAGCTATCCCCCATCGTCCTCCACAACTGAAGCCGGAGGCTGGATCGAAGGAGCGTGCAGCTCCGGCAAGCCGGGCACCGCCGATGGCGCTCCCATCGATAGCAGCCACTCCTTCGGGTGCTTCGGCCTGGGCCACCTGTCCTACGTGCAGGCGATGGGCACCAGCGCCTCCGCCCCACTGGCGGCGGGAGTCGCAGCCCTCATCCGCGCCGCGCACCCCGGCTGGACAGCCGCGGCAGTGGTCGCCGCGATGCAGTCCACAGCGACCGCACTGCCCGGAGTGGCGCAGGCGCTCGTCAACGCGGCAGCGGCAGTCGCACTGCCATAG
- a CDS encoding TolC family protein: MRLNDLKAAATVAMLLMSNLGQGLTPQVLAQQAVSQTGGQTDAQRAAAGPQAAGQQVSPIAPAEPQAIANDTTGQPGLPQAPAPKLTEPLFLRDTLKDYSKLKRYTLRNPLLPYTPTYVPSPTLNNSPRLGDLLRDGKIYLSLADAVTLALENNYDIAIARINLDIADTDLLRAQAGSTLRGVSTGLVTGTLGGTTTTITSGGGPGGTSTSTGGSGTGSSGLVLSTNGGGPTPYNLDPTLTANLQYEAQVAQQSSSFLTGSSQINTNTGTFDFGYTQGFLTGTQLGVTFNNTRQTTTSARSGYSPELTSGFRITGTQHLLQGFGPGINGRFILQAKNDRRITDSAFRQQLLYTINQVENIYWALVSGYEDEQAKERALAQSTQLAADNRKQLELGTLAPLDVVNSDSSVATDKQALIASRSNLEYQDLLMKQAIARNLNDPQLAKAPVIPTDRVGLDRLPEEDTDVEDLVRQAYVNNPQIEQAILTMKNNQITIRGERNGLLPVVDAYAFYGANTIGGAQNPLQNCGTTLSTATFVPCTPTNGGVNPTGYGTTFGNLFNSTAPDKGVGVNVSIPIRNRAAQADQARSQMEYRQTQMRIQQLYTQIRIQVINGQYALTNDRAQVTAAQAARDYAAQALDAEQKKYRLGASTTALVLQQARNLATAENNLISATAAYAKDRAALEQLVSSTLDRYGISLGDAASGTVTQKPLIPGLTAPKAPEPPKPLTATPQPPPQQQ, encoded by the coding sequence GTGAGATTGAACGATTTAAAGGCAGCGGCAACCGTTGCCATGCTGCTGATGAGCAACCTTGGCCAGGGACTGACGCCGCAAGTGCTGGCGCAACAGGCTGTAAGCCAGACTGGAGGCCAGACCGACGCCCAGCGCGCCGCCGCAGGTCCCCAGGCCGCCGGCCAGCAGGTTAGTCCCATCGCGCCGGCCGAGCCGCAGGCCATCGCCAACGATACTACCGGCCAGCCCGGCCTTCCTCAGGCCCCCGCGCCCAAACTCACCGAGCCGCTCTTCCTGCGCGACACCCTGAAGGACTACTCCAAGCTGAAGCGGTACACCCTCCGCAACCCGCTGCTGCCCTATACCCCCACCTACGTCCCCTCGCCCACGCTCAACAACTCGCCGCGCCTCGGCGACCTGCTCCGCGACGGCAAGATCTACCTCTCGCTCGCCGACGCCGTCACGCTCGCGCTCGAGAACAACTACGACATCGCCATTGCGCGTATCAACCTGGACATCGCCGACACGGACCTGCTCCGCGCCCAGGCTGGCTCCACGCTGCGCGGCGTCTCGACCGGACTGGTCACCGGCACGCTCGGCGGCACCACGACGACCATCACCTCGGGCGGCGGTCCCGGCGGCACCTCGACCTCGACCGGAGGCTCCGGCACCGGCAGCTCGGGTCTCGTTCTCAGCACCAACGGCGGCGGCCCCACGCCGTACAATCTGGACCCCACGCTTACCGCCAACCTCCAGTACGAGGCGCAGGTCGCGCAGCAGTCCAGCTCCTTCCTCACCGGTTCCAGCCAGATCAACACCAACACCGGCACCTTCGACTTTGGTTACACCCAGGGTTTTCTGACCGGCACGCAGCTCGGCGTCACCTTCAACAACACGCGTCAGACCACGACCAGCGCCCGCTCCGGCTATAGCCCGGAGCTTACGAGCGGATTCCGCATCACCGGTACCCAGCACCTGCTGCAGGGCTTCGGACCCGGCATCAACGGCCGCTTCATCCTGCAGGCCAAAAATGACCGCCGCATTACCGACTCGGCCTTCCGCCAGCAACTGCTCTATACCATCAACCAGGTGGAGAATATCTACTGGGCGCTGGTCAGCGGCTACGAGGACGAGCAGGCCAAGGAGCGTGCGCTGGCGCAGAGCACCCAGCTCGCCGCCGATAACCGCAAGCAGCTTGAGCTGGGCACGCTGGCTCCGCTCGACGTCGTCAACTCCGATAGCTCGGTCGCGACCGATAAGCAGGCCCTTATCGCCTCGCGCTCCAACCTCGAGTACCAGGATCTGCTGATGAAGCAGGCCATCGCCCGCAACCTGAACGACCCGCAGCTTGCCAAGGCTCCCGTCATTCCGACCGACCGCGTCGGTCTCGACCGGCTGCCCGAAGAGGATACGGATGTCGAGGACCTCGTCCGCCAGGCCTATGTGAATAACCCGCAGATCGAGCAGGCCATCCTGACGATGAAGAACAACCAGATCACCATTCGTGGTGAGAGGAACGGTCTGCTGCCGGTCGTCGATGCCTACGCCTTCTACGGGGCCAACACCATCGGCGGAGCCCAGAACCCGTTGCAGAACTGCGGCACCACGCTTTCGACGGCGACCTTCGTGCCTTGCACCCCGACTAACGGCGGCGTCAACCCCACAGGCTACGGCACCACTTTCGGCAACCTCTTCAACAGCACCGCGCCGGATAAGGGCGTCGGCGTCAACGTCAGCATCCCCATCCGCAACCGCGCGGCCCAGGCCGATCAGGCGCGCTCGCAGATGGAGTACCGCCAGACCCAGATGCGGATTCAGCAGCTCTACACGCAGATTCGGATTCAGGTCATCAACGGTCAGTACGCCCTGACCAACGACCGCGCGCAGGTGACGGCGGCTCAGGCTGCTCGCGACTACGCGGCGCAGGCTCTCGACGCCGAGCAGAAGAAGTACCGGCTGGGTGCTTCGACGACGGCGCTGGTCTTGCAGCAGGCGAGGAACCTGGCCACGGCGGAGAACAACCTGATCTCGGCCACGGCTGCTTATGCCAAGGACCGCGCGGCGCTCGAGCAACTGGTCTCCTCGACGCTCGACCGTTACGGCATCTCGCTGGGCGATGCGGCCTCCGGCACGGTGACGCAGAAGCCGCTGATCCCGGGGCTTACGGCTCCCAAGGCTCCGGAGCCGCCGAAGCCGTTGACGGCGACTCCACAGCCTCCTCCGCAGCAGCAGTAA
- a CDS encoding M20/M25/M40 family metallo-hydrolase encodes MSAQAHFRITRLATQLAVHRAFQWLHLHQPQLRAWQMEMLAIPAPPFGEGERAAWFADKFRELGLADVGVDAEGNALGSLGDSSARKSVLLSAHLDTVFPAGTDTVPREEEIGGPILGPGACDNAAGLTALLAIAAAMRHAGIVTAAPVLFAANVGEEGEGDLRGMRFLFERGVHRGRIGAAIALEGAGTSAVVTRALGSRRYRVTICGPGGHSWTDAGTPNPITLLSRGLAELGDLIFPDEPRTVLSPGQIFGGTSINSIPSEASVLLDLRSTDPAQMLAVEREIHRTFENVVARATGSRLKIEMIGNRPAGELAMDSAMLRTIRAVDRHLGFRTELRIGSTDANLPLSLGVPAVAMAAGGTGGGIHTLGEWYDPAGREMALRRVLLTVLDLAGD; translated from the coding sequence TTGAGCGCACAGGCTCACTTCCGCATCACCCGGCTGGCGACGCAGCTTGCGGTGCATCGCGCCTTCCAGTGGCTGCACCTGCACCAGCCGCAACTGCGGGCGTGGCAGATGGAGATGCTGGCGATCCCGGCTCCGCCCTTCGGCGAAGGCGAGCGGGCCGCGTGGTTCGCCGATAAGTTCCGCGAACTGGGGCTGGCCGACGTCGGCGTCGATGCGGAGGGCAACGCGCTCGGAAGCCTGGGGGATTCTTCGGCGAGGAAGAGCGTGCTGCTTTCGGCGCACCTGGACACGGTCTTCCCTGCCGGAACCGACACCGTGCCTCGTGAGGAGGAGATCGGCGGACCGATTCTGGGGCCGGGGGCCTGCGACAACGCGGCCGGGCTGACCGCTCTGCTGGCCATCGCGGCGGCGATGCGTCATGCGGGAATCGTTACGGCTGCGCCGGTTCTCTTCGCGGCGAACGTCGGCGAAGAGGGCGAGGGCGACCTGCGCGGGATGCGGTTTCTCTTCGAGCGCGGGGTGCATCGCGGAAGGATCGGCGCGGCGATTGCCCTCGAAGGAGCGGGCACCTCCGCCGTGGTGACGCGGGCGCTGGGCAGCCGCCGCTATCGGGTGACGATCTGCGGCCCCGGCGGCCACTCCTGGACCGACGCGGGCACGCCGAACCCCATCACGCTGCTAAGCCGGGGACTGGCGGAGTTGGGCGACCTGATCTTTCCCGACGAGCCGCGGACGGTGCTCAGTCCGGGGCAGATCTTTGGAGGAACGTCGATCAACTCGATCCCCTCCGAGGCCAGCGTGCTACTGGACCTGCGCTCAACCGATCCGGCTCAGATGCTGGCTGTCGAGAGAGAAATCCATCGGACCTTCGAGAACGTGGTGGCGCGGGCGACGGGTTCGCGGCTGAAGATCGAGATGATCGGCAACCGGCCTGCCGGTGAGCTGGCGATGGACTCGGCGATGCTGCGGACGATCCGGGCCGTGGACCGACATTTGGGCTTCCGGACGGAGCTGCGGATTGGGTCTACCGATGCGAATCTGCCCCTGTCGCTGGGAGTCCCGGCGGTGGCGATGGCGGCAGGCGGGACCGGCGGCGGGATTCATACGCTGGGCGAGTGGTACGACCCGGCAGGGCGGGAGATGGCTCTGCGGAGGGTGCTGCTGACGGTGCTGGATCTGGCCGGGGATTAA
- a CDS encoding metallophosphoesterase family protein, which translates to MRIAIVSDIHGNLTALEAVIADLRQTAPDLILHGGDLVQNGAIPAEVIDRIRDLGWPGILGNTDEMLFRPEALTEFASHSPQLEHLFAMIAEIAEFTRQALGEERLEWLRSLPLTQIVAPVALVHASPGDLWRAPMPDASDADLERVYRPLGQPVAVYAHIHRPYIRRLPGLTVANTGSVSLSHDGDPRASYLLIDEGVPSIRRVAYDLDREAALLDASGIPHAGWLIENLKSGSFQMPRP; encoded by the coding sequence ATGCGCATAGCCATCGTCTCCGACATCCACGGCAACCTCACCGCTCTTGAGGCGGTCATCGCCGACCTCCGCCAGACCGCACCCGACCTCATCCTGCACGGTGGCGACCTGGTCCAGAACGGCGCGATTCCTGCCGAGGTCATCGACCGCATCCGCGATCTGGGCTGGCCCGGCATCCTCGGCAATACGGACGAGATGCTCTTCCGTCCCGAGGCGCTGACGGAGTTCGCCAGCCACTCGCCGCAACTGGAGCACCTGTTTGCGATGATCGCCGAGATTGCGGAGTTTACGCGGCAGGCGCTGGGGGAGGAGCGTCTGGAGTGGCTTCGTAGCCTGCCGCTCACGCAGATCGTGGCTCCCGTAGCTCTCGTCCATGCCAGCCCCGGAGACCTGTGGCGCGCGCCCATGCCGGATGCTTCCGACGCCGACCTCGAGCGCGTTTACCGGCCGCTCGGCCAGCCCGTCGCCGTCTATGCCCACATCCATCGCCCGTACATCCGGCGGCTTCCGGGCCTCACGGTGGCCAATACCGGCAGCGTCAGCCTCTCGCACGACGGCGATCCCCGCGCCTCCTATCTCCTGATTGATGAAGGTGTTCCGTCGATCCGCCGCGTCGCCTACGACCTTGACCGGGAGGCGGCGCTGCTCGATGCCAGCGGCATCCCGCACGCAGGCTGGCTGATCGAGAACCTGAAAAGCGGCAGCTTCCAGATGCCCCGACCCTGA
- a CDS encoding dihydrofolate reductase family protein — translation MSSGMRSTVTLHVVSSLDGFIARTDNSVSWMDSPGDIYPKGVTDDGAEVIQSIDCYVLGSRTYEHALQLGWPYGDTPTVVITKRELPSTRKSVEFYSGDLKRLVDEVLAPRYKNIWLVGGAALGQSFLKLGLVDEIRLMIAPVTLGNGLHLFGNSGMEQKWLLKNVVAYRNGFVDLAYRRPPTDS, via the coding sequence ATGTCGAGTGGAATGAGATCGACGGTTACGCTGCACGTAGTTTCAAGCCTTGATGGCTTCATCGCCAGGACGGACAACAGTGTTTCCTGGATGGATAGTCCTGGCGACATCTATCCCAAAGGAGTCACCGACGACGGCGCGGAGGTTATCCAGTCGATAGACTGCTACGTGCTGGGTTCTCGCACTTATGAGCACGCGCTGCAACTCGGCTGGCCCTACGGCGATACCCCGACGGTCGTGATAACGAAAAGAGAGCTGCCGTCCACGCGGAAGAGCGTGGAGTTCTACTCAGGCGACCTCAAGAGATTGGTGGATGAGGTGCTCGCCCCCCGATACAAAAACATCTGGCTGGTGGGAGGGGCCGCGCTAGGCCAGAGTTTTCTCAAGCTCGGCCTGGTGGATGAAATCAGATTGATGATAGCGCCGGTCACACTGGGTAACGGGCTACACCTATTCGGCAACTCCGGTATGGAGCAGAAGTGGCTTCTGAAGAATGTAGTCGCTTACAGGAATGGCTTTGTCGATTTGGCGTACAGACGCCCACCAACAGACTCCTAG
- a CDS encoding DUF255 domain-containing protein has translation MSSEGHNPLAHSRSAYLRTAMHQPVQWNEWGHAAFAKAAAEDKPILLDIGAVWCHWCHVMDRESYENPEVAEIINEYFIPIKVDRDERPDVDTRYQAAVSAISGQGGWPLTAFLTPDGKPYFGGTYFPPDDRHGRPGMRRVLMTMAEAFRDKRDEVDDSAASVIAAIEHNESFDGHSPNPGAELVSKLIASALQQFDSRFGGFGSQPKFPHSEP, from the coding sequence ATGAGTTCTGAAGGACACAACCCTCTCGCGCACTCCCGTTCCGCCTACCTCCGCACCGCCATGCACCAGCCCGTCCAGTGGAATGAGTGGGGCCACGCGGCCTTCGCGAAGGCCGCCGCAGAAGACAAGCCCATCCTGCTCGATATCGGGGCCGTCTGGTGCCACTGGTGCCACGTCATGGATCGCGAGTCCTACGAGAACCCCGAAGTCGCCGAGATCATCAACGAGTACTTCATCCCCATCAAGGTCGACCGCGACGAGCGCCCCGACGTGGACACGCGCTACCAGGCTGCCGTCTCGGCCATCTCCGGCCAGGGCGGCTGGCCGCTCACGGCCTTCCTGACGCCCGACGGCAAGCCCTACTTCGGCGGCACCTACTTTCCGCCAGACGACCGCCACGGACGCCCCGGAATGCGCCGCGTCCTGATGACGATGGCCGAGGCCTTCCGCGATAAGCGCGACGAAGTGGACGACTCCGCCGCTAGCGTCATCGCAGCGATTGAGCACAACGAGTCCTTCGACGGCCACAGCCCCAACCCCGGAGCCGAGCTGGTTTCGAAGCTCATCGCTTCGGCGCTGCAACAGTTCGACAGCCGCTTTGGCGGCTTCGGCTCGCAGCCCAAGTTCCCCCACTCGGAGCCATAG
- a CDS encoding mechanosensitive ion channel family protein has protein sequence MHTLLATLFAPAPEESTLRIIEHDWHNDIMVMVRERLPKILLVVIMLLILERVVRFFVKRLNDAASKLTVVNVQRASQLRTMAAIIRGTAYSVLGFLGFLQVLNLFNIDYKPLLASAGIIGVGVGLAAQSLFKDIINGVFILVEDQYNVGDVIRAASLTGTVEDLTLRLTRLRDSDGTLHIIPNSQIATVSNLTRDYSIATLPVSVDASTNPDVVMQVLSEIAATLRGDTAFQNVLIADPVILGVDKIDGRSIVYPINLRVRPNQKDPILRELRKRIVLVFEKKGIPLGTDATMLVMKTTADSTAVHTLTGSETP, from the coding sequence ATGCACACCCTGCTTGCCACCCTCTTCGCCCCCGCACCCGAAGAGAGCACCCTTCGCATCATCGAGCACGACTGGCACAACGACATCATGGTGATGGTGCGTGAGCGCCTGCCCAAGATCCTGCTCGTCGTCATCATGCTGCTTATCCTCGAGCGAGTGGTGCGCTTCTTCGTCAAGCGCCTGAACGACGCGGCCAGCAAGCTCACGGTGGTCAACGTCCAGCGGGCCTCTCAGCTCCGCACCATGGCGGCGATCATCCGCGGCACAGCCTACAGCGTGCTGGGATTTCTGGGATTTCTTCAGGTTCTCAACCTCTTCAACATCGACTACAAGCCGCTGCTGGCCTCGGCGGGCATCATCGGCGTGGGCGTCGGCCTGGCCGCGCAGTCGCTCTTCAAGGACATCATCAACGGCGTCTTCATCCTGGTCGAGGACCAGTACAACGTGGGCGACGTCATCCGCGCCGCCTCGCTCACGGGCACGGTCGAAGACCTGACCCTGCGGCTGACGCGGCTGCGCGACAGTGACGGCACCCTGCACATCATTCCCAACTCTCAGATCGCCACAGTCTCGAACCTGACCCGCGATTACTCGATCGCAACGCTGCCGGTCTCGGTGGATGCGAGCACCAACCCGGATGTGGTGATGCAGGTGCTGAGCGAGATTGCGGCCACCCTGCGTGGAGATACGGCCTTCCAGAATGTGCTGATCGCCGATCCGGTGATCCTGGGGGTGGATAAGATCGACGGGCGCTCGATTGTTTATCCGATCAACCTGCGCGTGCGGCCGAACCAGAAGGATCCGATCCTACGCGAGCTGAGGAAGCGGATCGTGCTGGTCTTCGAGAAGAAAGGCATCCCGCTGGGGACCGACGCCACGATGCTGGTGATGAAGACGACGGCTGACAGTACTGCGGTCCACACTCTAACTGGAAGCGAGACTCCCTAA
- a CDS encoding amidohydrolase — translation MKRLLFALAFCAGVAVAQDTSPQTIFVHGDVLTGSHLREPDASATPKRVTAVAVTNSTIVAVGTDAEVLRLKGPRTEVVDLNGAFVMPGFNDAHTHMAQAGLQRLTVNLDGVRSLGEMLDRIKAYATTVPPGGWVVGGGWDHTLWPTKTLPTRQDLDAVTGGHPAVFTRTDGHIAVANSAALLAAGISSATIDPGGGKIDKDASGTPTGIVRETPAVGLVMRRIPPPTTEVRQKALEVAIVDALVHGVTSVQDNSDWDDWLMLESMEHTDRLKLRVSEWMPFDTPLEVLASRRVSHPADDPLLHLGMLKAYMDGSLGSRTAALADTYADDPNNYGLPRYMQTKLNTMATERAAAGFQLGFHAIGDEANSMALNAFDAAEQVATPANGKALPRDPDAEIVTERMASIRPSDLRFRIEHAQVLLPEDFERFHSLGVIASMQPSHLLTDMSWAGARLGPERSKYAYAWRSMLDHHVTLAFGTDYPVEPISPFRGLYAAVTRKNEAGTMTFHPEQKISIEEAIFAYTQGSAFAEFRDERKGRLEPGYLADMVVLDRDVTKVKPEEILATKVLRTVVQGKTVFSTR, via the coding sequence GTGAAGAGACTTCTTTTTGCTCTGGCTTTCTGTGCGGGTGTGGCGGTGGCGCAGGACACCTCGCCCCAGACTATTTTTGTGCACGGCGACGTGCTGACTGGCTCGCATCTGCGCGAGCCGGATGCCTCGGCGACACCGAAGCGAGTGACGGCAGTGGCCGTGACCAACAGCACCATCGTGGCCGTGGGCACGGACGCCGAGGTGTTGCGGCTGAAGGGGCCGCGGACCGAGGTCGTCGATCTGAACGGGGCGTTCGTGATGCCGGGGTTCAACGACGCCCACACCCACATGGCGCAGGCCGGGTTGCAGCGGCTGACGGTGAACCTGGACGGCGTGCGCTCGCTGGGCGAGATGCTCGACCGCATCAAGGCTTACGCGACGACGGTGCCGCCCGGTGGATGGGTGGTCGGCGGCGGCTGGGACCACACGCTGTGGCCGACCAAGACGCTGCCCACGCGGCAGGATCTGGACGCAGTAACGGGCGGGCATCCGGCGGTCTTCACGCGGACGGATGGGCATATTGCCGTGGCGAACTCGGCGGCGCTGCTGGCGGCGGGTATCTCGTCGGCGACGATTGATCCGGGCGGCGGCAAGATCGACAAGGACGCCAGCGGGACGCCGACGGGTATCGTACGTGAGACCCCAGCTGTGGGACTGGTGATGCGCAGGATTCCACCGCCGACGACCGAGGTCCGGCAGAAGGCGCTGGAGGTAGCGATTGTGGACGCGCTGGTGCACGGCGTCACCAGCGTTCAGGACAACTCCGACTGGGATGACTGGCTGATGCTCGAGTCTATGGAGCACACAGACAGGCTGAAGCTGCGAGTCTCGGAGTGGATGCCCTTCGATACACCGCTGGAGGTGCTGGCGTCGCGCCGGGTGAGCCATCCGGCGGACGATCCCCTGCTCCACCTGGGGATGCTGAAGGCATACATGGACGGCTCGCTGGGGTCGCGGACGGCGGCGCTGGCCGACACCTATGCCGACGATCCGAACAACTACGGACTGCCGCGCTACATGCAGACGAAGCTGAACACGATGGCTACCGAGCGGGCGGCGGCGGGGTTTCAACTGGGCTTCCACGCCATCGGCGACGAGGCCAACTCGATGGCTCTGAACGCCTTCGACGCGGCCGAGCAGGTGGCAACTCCGGCCAATGGGAAGGCGCTGCCACGCGATCCGGATGCGGAGATTGTGACGGAGCGGATGGCCAGCATACGGCCCTCCGACCTGCGGTTTCGCATCGAGCACGCGCAGGTGCTGCTGCCCGAGGACTTCGAGCGGTTTCATAGCCTGGGCGTGATCGCGTCGATGCAGCCCTCGCACCTGTTGACAGATATGAGCTGGGCCGGGGCAAGGCTGGGGCCGGAGCGCTCGAAGTATGCCTATGCGTGGCGGTCGATGCTCGATCATCATGTGACGCTGGCCTTCGGGACCGACTATCCGGTGGAGCCGATCAGCCCCTTTCGAGGGCTATATGCGGCGGTGACCCGCAAGAACGAGGCGGGCACAATGACGTTTCATCCGGAGCAGAAGATCTCGATCGAGGAGGCGATCTTTGCCTACACGCAGGGGTCGGCGTTCGCGGAGTTTCGGGATGAGCGCAAGGGGCGGCTGGAGCCGGGGTATCTGGCAGATATGGTCGTGCTGGACCGCGACGTGACCAAGGTAAAGCCCGAGGAGATTCTGGCGACGAAGGTGCTGAGGACTGTGGTTCAAGGCAAGACGGTGTTCAGTACGCGGTAA
- the truA gene encoding tRNA pseudouridine(38-40) synthase TruA, whose amino-acid sequence MTTWKSILTYDGGPYHGWQVQPGLATVQGTLAEALEHVTGESVLPQGSGRTDTGVHALGQVVSFSLATAIPAANLLRALNRALPASIRVLSVEAMDDGFHARHSSVRKTYEYRIFPRLAVGQDRICSPMLAPWVWECRWPLVLGAMQEAARCVLGSHDFTSFAASDPDRATRDADTEEAPDNVRTIFSSEWAEEDGLMVYRVTGSGFLHHMVRNLVGTFVDVGRGRIAPEYVRQILEARQRSAAGATAPAKGLFLVSVEYAA is encoded by the coding sequence ATGACGACGTGGAAATCCATCCTGACCTATGACGGCGGGCCGTATCACGGCTGGCAGGTGCAGCCGGGGCTGGCGACCGTGCAAGGCACGCTGGCCGAAGCGCTGGAGCATGTAACCGGCGAGTCCGTGCTGCCGCAGGGCTCGGGCCGCACCGACACCGGCGTGCACGCGCTGGGGCAGGTGGTCAGCTTCTCGCTGGCGACGGCGATCCCCGCGGCGAACCTGCTGCGGGCGCTGAACCGGGCGCTGCCCGCGAGCATTCGGGTGCTCTCGGTCGAGGCGATGGACGACGGCTTCCACGCCCGGCACAGCTCGGTCCGCAAGACGTACGAGTACCGGATCTTTCCCCGGCTGGCGGTCGGACAGGACCGCATCTGCTCGCCGATGCTGGCCCCGTGGGTGTGGGAGTGCCGCTGGCCGCTGGTGCTGGGGGCCATGCAGGAGGCGGCGCGGTGCGTCCTTGGGAGCCACGACTTTACCTCGTTCGCGGCCTCGGACCCGGACCGGGCGACGCGCGACGCGGATACCGAAGAAGCCCCCGACAACGTGCGGACGATCTTCAGCTCAGAATGGGCCGAGGAGGACGGGCTGATGGTCTACCGGGTGACGGGGTCGGGGTTTCTGCACCACATGGTTAGGAACCTGGTGGGGACGTTTGTGGATGTAGGCCGGGGCAGGATCGCTCCGGAATATGTGCGGCAGATTCTGGAGGCGCGGCAGCGGTCGGCGGCGGGGGCCACAGCTCCGGCCAAGGGGCTGTTTCTGGTCAGCGTGGAGTACGCAGCTTGA